A stretch of the Musa acuminata AAA Group cultivar baxijiao chromosome BXJ2-7, Cavendish_Baxijiao_AAA, whole genome shotgun sequence genome encodes the following:
- the LOC135617477 gene encoding protein LYK5-like, translating into MCKSQSATKASQPISRHRSESSSASTAPSSSGAAASSSSSSGTRTDPGSRFRRQPPTSIPSGSSLSSKPYTSSSSSALSLASLRSSLPEAPALYSFPELCAATNNFLAKRLPGASSSAWRCTLRGRDAVVIQRPLRHRLRSGHPEVALRARLAALGRSHHSSLARLLGASLADDHVYLVYEFVPGASLADCLRNPRNPRFTPLATWASRVQVAADVAHGLEYIHQHSSAAAGVHNRVKSSAVIVTEPDFRAKICHFGAADLAGEVPDPDPAAEDAEITPVLSPSSTRKGSNERQRKIEGTTGYMAPEVLAHGAVSRRSDVFAFGVMLLEMVSGEEPLKYRYDKERKAFDVFSLIETAREAIGVASEGDEEEERRGRVRRWVDRRLRDSFPVEAAEKLIRVALRCVETEAAARPDMTWVAGKISKAYLESKVWAEKVRIPTDFSVSMARR; encoded by the coding sequence ATGTGCAAGTCCCAATCCGCCACCAAGGCCTCACAGCCCATTTCCCGGCACAGATCTGAATCCTCCTCCGCCTCAACTGCCCCCTCTTCGTccggcgccgccgcctcctcctcctcctccagtggTACCCGCACCGACCCCGGTAGCCGCTTCCGCCGCCAGCCCCCTACCTCTATCCCCTCCGGCTCCTCGTTGTCCTCCAAGCCCTATacgtcctcctcttcctccgcccTTAGCCTTGCCTCCCTCCGCTCCTCCCTCCCGGAGGCCCCCGCCCTCTACTCCTTCCCGGAGCTCTGCGCCGCCACTAATAACTTCCTCGCCAAGCGCCTCCCCGGCGCCTCGTCCTCCGCCTGGCGCTGCACCCTCCGCGGCCGGGACGCCGTCGTCATCCAGCGTCCCCTCCGCCACCGCCTTAGAAGCGGCCACCCTGAGGTTGCCCTCCGCGCCCGTCTCGCTGCCCTCGGCAGGTCCCACCACAGCAGCCTCGCTCGCCTCCTCGGCGCCTCCCTCGCCGATGACCACGTCTATCTCGTCTACGAATTCGTTCCCGGCGCCAGCCTCGCCGACTGCCTCCGCAACCCGCGAAATCCCCGCTTCACTCCGCTCGCAACCTGGGCTTCCCGCGTCCAGGTCGCTGCCGACGTTGCCCACGGCCTCGAGTACATCCACCAGcattcctccgccgccgccggcgtCCACAACCGGGTTAAAAGCTCCGCCGTCATCGTCACGGAGCCCGACTTCCGCGCCAAGATCTGCCACTTCGGCGCTGCGGATCTCGCCGGTGAGGTCCCCGATCCCGATCCTGCCGCCGAGGACGCAGAGATCACCCCGGTCCTATCGCCGTCGTCTACGAGAAAGGGATCCAACGAGCGTCAGAGAAAGATTGAGGGGACAACGGGGTACATGGCGCCGGAGGTGCTCGCCCACGGGGCTGTGTCGAGGCGGTCCGACGTGTTCGCCTTCGGGGTGATGCTCCTAGAGATGGTCTCCGGCGAGGAGCCGCTCAAGTACCGGTACGACAAGGAGCGTAAGGCCTTCGACGTGTTCTCACTCATCGAAACGGCGCGGGAGGCGATCGGGGTGGCGTCGGAgggggacgaggaggaggagcggcGGGGGAGGGTGAGGCGATGGGTGGACAGGCGGCTGCGGGACTCGTTCCCGGTGGAGGCTGCGGAGAAGCTGATCCGGGTGGCACTGCGGTGCGTGGAGACGGAGGCGGCGGCGCGGCCTGACATGACGTGGGTCGCCGGGAAGATCTCCAAGGCGTACCTGGAATCGAAGGTGTGGGCGGAGAAGGTTAGGATTCCGACCGACTTCTCGGTGTCGATGGCTCGGCGGTGA